In the Devosia sp. SL43 genome, one interval contains:
- a CDS encoding M23 family metallopeptidase, whose product MSIRVSRRAPKGAVAMVGLVAAAVALSGCSSLGSRAFSDPTTTSAIPQTAPQSINQPMPSSLGAPQSMVAESQFLPPANVGGGGFVGQPAAQPAWNQPAQTAFSQPLPALGGAAPAVQTQSLPALNSPPQGTLPAMQAQPAIASASMPSPAALGSLPTNSSVPTLASVTPAAPAVGGTFTHTIASGESLYTIARRYEVTTQAIVQANSLSSPDKIVVGQKVIIPGRADLLATKAPTTQVAAATPMAAPTPTQQTLPQAAPNALQTAAAPAPLAAPAAAPVHVANAPAAQPVAAPAPAASAGFRWPVSGRVLVDFASSKGTGINIEVPEGTSVKAADNGTVIYVGSGVEGYGNLILIRHPNGYVSAYAHLGSMSVAKGANVNRGDSIGAAGMTGSVTKPQLHFELRKGATPVDPVPLLAS is encoded by the coding sequence ATGAGTATCCGCGTATCCCGTCGGGCGCCCAAAGGTGCCGTTGCGATGGTTGGCCTTGTGGCCGCCGCCGTTGCCCTTTCCGGGTGTTCAAGTCTCGGTAGTCGCGCCTTCAGCGATCCGACGACCACATCTGCCATTCCGCAGACTGCTCCCCAGAGCATCAATCAGCCAATGCCGTCGAGCCTTGGTGCGCCACAGAGCATGGTGGCCGAAAGCCAGTTCCTGCCCCCTGCCAATGTCGGTGGCGGTGGCTTCGTCGGTCAGCCAGCAGCGCAGCCGGCCTGGAACCAGCCCGCGCAGACCGCTTTCAGCCAGCCGCTGCCTGCCCTTGGCGGCGCAGCGCCTGCCGTCCAGACCCAGTCTCTTCCAGCTCTGAATTCTCCGCCCCAGGGAACCCTGCCAGCCATGCAAGCACAGCCCGCCATCGCGTCGGCCTCGATGCCGTCACCTGCTGCCCTTGGCAGCCTGCCCACCAATAGCTCGGTGCCAACGCTGGCATCCGTGACCCCAGCGGCCCCGGCGGTCGGTGGAACCTTCACCCACACCATCGCCAGCGGCGAGTCGCTCTACACCATCGCCCGTCGCTATGAAGTGACGACCCAGGCGATCGTGCAGGCCAACAGCCTGTCCTCACCCGACAAGATCGTCGTCGGCCAGAAGGTGATCATTCCAGGCCGCGCTGACCTGCTGGCCACCAAGGCGCCGACCACCCAGGTCGCCGCTGCCACCCCGATGGCTGCACCAACGCCAACGCAGCAGACCCTGCCACAGGCAGCCCCGAACGCACTGCAGACCGCTGCTGCTCCCGCGCCGCTCGCTGCTCCCGCCGCAGCGCCGGTGCACGTCGCCAATGCTCCGGCCGCTCAGCCCGTGGCGGCTCCAGCGCCTGCCGCCAGTGCTGGCTTCCGCTGGCCGGTCAGTGGCCGCGTGCTGGTCGACTTTGCCTCGTCCAAGGGCACCGGCATCAATATCGAAGTGCCGGAAGGTACCTCGGTCAAGGCTGCCGACAATGGTACGGTGATCTATGTCGGCTCGGGCGTCGAAGGTTACGGCAACCTGATCCTGATCCGCCATCCCAATGGCTACGTCTCGGCCTATGCCCATCTCGGCTCGATGAGTGTCGCCAAGGGCGCCAACGTCAATCGCGGCGACAGCATCGGCGCTGCGGGCATGACCGGCTCGGTGACCAAGCCACAACTGCATTTCGAGCTGCGCAAGGGCGCGACACCGGTTGATCCGGTCCCGCTGCTGGCCAGCTGA
- a CDS encoding ATP-binding protein, whose amino-acid sequence MKSKQHLAQIASILGEIANSLKVLAPMPKASIPVLEDADAYHWDADAGVLMAVPRVSRVPLAMLKGIDAVQDILLRNTEQFARGHGANNALLWGARGMGKSSLVKAIHGDITERSSEGFERLVLIEIAREDLESLPALMRRIGKESARFIVFCDDLSFDNGETSYKSLKTILDGGLEGRPDNVLFYATSNRRHLMPRDMIENERSTAINPGEAVEEKVSLSDRFGLWLGFHNCDQPTFLAMVRTYADHYGLDIDDETLRARAIEWSATRGARSGRVAIQLVRTLAGEMGKSA is encoded by the coding sequence TTGAAGAGCAAACAACACCTCGCACAGATCGCCAGCATCCTCGGCGAAATCGCCAATTCACTCAAGGTGTTGGCGCCGATGCCAAAGGCATCGATTCCGGTGCTTGAGGATGCGGATGCCTACCACTGGGATGCCGATGCCGGAGTGTTGATGGCCGTGCCGCGCGTCAGCCGCGTGCCGCTGGCCATGCTCAAGGGTATCGACGCGGTGCAGGACATCCTGTTGCGCAATACCGAGCAGTTCGCCCGTGGCCATGGCGCAAACAACGCCCTGCTCTGGGGTGCGCGCGGCATGGGCAAGAGTTCGCTGGTCAAAGCCATCCACGGCGACATTACCGAAAGGAGCTCGGAAGGCTTTGAGCGGCTGGTGCTGATCGAGATCGCCCGCGAGGATCTGGAGAGCCTCCCTGCCCTGATGCGGCGCATCGGCAAGGAGTCCGCGCGCTTCATCGTCTTCTGCGACGACCTGAGCTTTGACAATGGCGAAACCAGCTACAAGTCACTCAAGACCATCCTTGACGGTGGCCTTGAAGGCCGGCCCGACAACGTGCTGTTCTACGCCACCTCCAACCGTCGTCACCTGATGCCGCGCGACATGATCGAGAACGAACGCTCGACCGCGATCAATCCTGGGGAGGCGGTCGAGGAGAAGGTGTCGCTGTCGGATCGGTTCGGGCTGTGGCTCGGCTTCCACAATTGCGACCAGCCGACGTTTCTCGCGATGGTCCGGACCTATGCCGACCACTACGGGCTGGACATCGACGATGAGACGTTGCGGGCGCGGGCCATCGAATGGTCTGCCACACGTGGCGCGCGTTCGGGTCGCGTGGCGATCCAACTGGTGCGGACGCTGGCGGGTGAAATGGGCAAGTCTGCCTGA
- the yajC gene encoding preprotein translocase subunit YajC, translating to MFVTPAFAQATTGAAATGGGINDILIQLMPILLLVVIFWFLIFRPQQKRLKAQQAMLSAIKRGDTVVTTGGIVGKVTKAVDGEDLEVEIATGVKVKLVRGMVADVRSKGEPVNDNKPAA from the coding sequence ATGTTTGTAACGCCCGCTTTTGCCCAGGCGACGACCGGTGCGGCCGCCACTGGTGGCGGCATCAACGACATCCTGATCCAGCTCATGCCGATCCTGCTTCTGGTGGTGATCTTCTGGTTCCTGATCTTCCGCCCGCAGCAGAAGCGCCTGAAGGCCCAGCAGGCCATGCTCTCGGCGATCAAGCGTGGCGACACGGTCGTGACCACCGGCGGCATCGTCGGCAAGGTGACCAAGGCCGTTGATGGCGAAGACCTCGAAGTCGAGATTGCCACCGGCGTAAAGGTCAAGCTGGTGCGCGGCATGGTTGCTGACGTGCGCTCCAAGGGCGAGCCGGTCAACGACAACAAGCCTGCTGCCTAA